A region from the Gossypium hirsutum isolate 1008001.06 chromosome A08, Gossypium_hirsutum_v2.1, whole genome shotgun sequence genome encodes:
- the LOC107894438 gene encoding alpha-crystallin domain-containing protein 22.3 isoform X1 → MASPMSRSERTKGDNYEPNRMNPQQPVLDVAPLNCVPYMGPTNADDMFSSPTKENTEAVEAIGPAMIFLPSQSTREELDNIMAATKNGVALTGAAATGSVGPVIGKVDIGELQDSYYFRVALPGVSMDKRDFNCDIEPDGKVVIKGVSTTGEKIVCKNFQIFHMLTQNLCPPGPFTVSFQLPGPVNNQEAKSYLANGMLEAVVKKM, encoded by the exons CAGGTCTGAAAGGACAAAAGGTGACAATTATGAACCTAATCGCATGAATCCTCAGCAGCCGGTTCTTGATGTGGCGCCTCTCAATTGTGTGCCATACATGGGTCCAACTAATGCAGATGATATGTTTTCTTCACCAACCAAAGAGAATACTGAGGCTGTGGAAGCAATCGGTCCAGCTATGATATTTCTGCCTTCACAATCAACCAGGGAAGAGTTGGATAATATCATGGCTGCTACCAAAAATGGAGTTGCACTCACTGGTGCTGCAGCCACTGGATCAGTTGGACCAGTTATCGGAAAAGTGGACATTGGTGAATTGCAGGATTCATACTATTTCCGTGTCGCCCTTCCTGGGGTCTCAATGGATAAAA GAGATTTCAATTGTGACATAGAACCTGATGGAAAAGTCGTAATAAAGGGGGTGTCAACTACTGGGGAGAAGATAGTGTGCAAGAACTTTCAAATCTTCCATATGCTGACACAAAATCTTTGCCCACCGGGACCGTTCACCGTCTCGTTTCAGCTTCCTGGTCCAGTGAATAACCAAGAAGCTAAGAGTTATTTGGCTAACGGAATGCTTGAAGCGGTTGTGAAGAAGATGTAA
- the LOC107894438 gene encoding alpha-crystallin domain-containing protein 22.3 isoform X2, with protein sequence MASPMRSERTKGDNYEPNRMNPQQPVLDVAPLNCVPYMGPTNADDMFSSPTKENTEAVEAIGPAMIFLPSQSTREELDNIMAATKNGVALTGAAATGSVGPVIGKVDIGELQDSYYFRVALPGVSMDKRDFNCDIEPDGKVVIKGVSTTGEKIVCKNFQIFHMLTQNLCPPGPFTVSFQLPGPVNNQEAKSYLANGMLEAVVKKM encoded by the exons GTCTGAAAGGACAAAAGGTGACAATTATGAACCTAATCGCATGAATCCTCAGCAGCCGGTTCTTGATGTGGCGCCTCTCAATTGTGTGCCATACATGGGTCCAACTAATGCAGATGATATGTTTTCTTCACCAACCAAAGAGAATACTGAGGCTGTGGAAGCAATCGGTCCAGCTATGATATTTCTGCCTTCACAATCAACCAGGGAAGAGTTGGATAATATCATGGCTGCTACCAAAAATGGAGTTGCACTCACTGGTGCTGCAGCCACTGGATCAGTTGGACCAGTTATCGGAAAAGTGGACATTGGTGAATTGCAGGATTCATACTATTTCCGTGTCGCCCTTCCTGGGGTCTCAATGGATAAAA GAGATTTCAATTGTGACATAGAACCTGATGGAAAAGTCGTAATAAAGGGGGTGTCAACTACTGGGGAGAAGATAGTGTGCAAGAACTTTCAAATCTTCCATATGCTGACACAAAATCTTTGCCCACCGGGACCGTTCACCGTCTCGTTTCAGCTTCCTGGTCCAGTGAATAACCAAGAAGCTAAGAGTTATTTGGCTAACGGAATGCTTGAAGCGGTTGTGAAGAAGATGTAA